One window of Quercus robur chromosome 12, dhQueRobu3.1, whole genome shotgun sequence genomic DNA carries:
- the LOC126709486 gene encoding uncharacterized protein LOC126709486, with protein sequence MAITTLFYPPKLSFPHRPTRQVSSSTPHSKTQTQVQTRTRNSINHGTIQNPKTTMAAALLGAGLTLTLVGPTSAAELPSLLLLGSTSLQLSEPTNALSLPTWAIHVSSVVEWITAMALVWQYGEQSEYESWKGLSWGMVPLLGGAFCACTWHFFYNSESLEVLVAVQAALTVIGNATMCIAAYRIYKSSEKSSKSL encoded by the exons ATGGCTATCACCACCTTATTCTACCCTCCAAAACTCAGCTTTCCTCACAGACCCACAAGACAAGTTTCTTCTTCTACCCCACATTCAAAGACCCAAACCCAAGTTCAGACCCGTACCCGGAATTCCATCAATCACGGTACCATCCAGAACCCGAAGACCACCATGGCTGCTGCTCTGTTAGGAGCTGGTTTGACCTTGACCCTGGTGGGACCCACCTCAGCTGCGGAGTTACCGTCCTTGCTGCTGCTGGGTTCTACTTCTCTGCAACTCAGTGAGCCCACCAATGCTCTGTCCTTGCCCACCTGGGCTATACACGTGTCCAGTGTGGTTGAATG gATTACAGCAATGGCTTTGGTGTGGCAATATGGGGAGCAATCTGAGTATGAGTCTTGGAAAGGACTCTCCTGGGGTATG GTACCCCTTCTTGGTGGAGCATTTTGTGCATGCACTTGGCATTTCTTTTATAATTCTGAGTCTCTTGAG GTATTAGTGGCTGTTCAGGCGGCACTAACAGTAATAGGTAATGCCACGATGTGTATTGCTGCCTACCGCATATACAAATCATCAGAGAAAAGCTCCAAGAGTCTCTGA